A DNA window from Xyrauchen texanus isolate HMW12.3.18 chromosome 6, RBS_HiC_50CHRs, whole genome shotgun sequence contains the following coding sequences:
- the LOC127645058 gene encoding FYVE and coiled-coil domain-containing protein 1-like translates to MFVQEHAAPFDQKEKTPILGSRKDYWDYFCDCLAEIKGANDGIRFVKSIPEVKKPLGIGRAFIRFCLVHQRLADTQQCLMNSKITCEWYYEHSPYLKSHLNIDIINHLYELNEVQFDVASRGHDLDSDWPTFASCRRC, encoded by the exons ATGTTTGTGCAGGAGCATGCAGCGCCG TTTGACCAGAAAGAGAAGACCCCAATTCTGGGCAGCAGGAAAGACTACTGGGATTATTTCTGTGACTGTTTGGCCGAGATTAAAGGAGCTAATGACGGCATTCGCTTTGTCAAATCAATCCCTGAG GTGAAGAAGCCCTTAGGGATTGGACGAGCATTCATCCGCTTCTGTCTGGTGCACCAGAGACTGGCAGACACTCAGCAATGTCTTATGAACTCCAAGATCACATG TGAGTGGTATTATGAACACAGTCCCTATCTGAAGTCACATCTAAACATCGATATTATCAACCACCTGTATGAACTCAATGAGGTCCAGTTTGATGTAGCATCCAGAGGTCACGACCTTGACTCTGACTGGCCCACTTTTGCCAG TTGCAGGAGATGCTAG